A stretch of DNA from Streptomyces rubradiris:
ACGCCGGTGGAGCATCCGGTGGTGCGGGTCCATCCCGAGAGCGGGCGCAAGGGCCTGTTCGTGAACCCCGGCTTCACCTCGCACATCGTGGGTGTCTCGGAGCACGAGAGCCGGGGCATCCTCGACATCCTCTACGCCCACCTCACCAAGCCCGAGCACGTGGTACGGCACCGCTGGCGGCCGGGTGACGTCGCCCTGTGGGACAACCGCAGCACGGCCCACTACGCCAACCGGGACTACGGCGACCGGCACCGTGTCATGCACCGCATCACGCTGCGCGGTGACACACCGGCCGGACCGGCGTCCGTCCGCCGCTGACGGGGTGTGCGGGAGGCCCGGCCGCGGCCTCCCGCACACGGGTCCCGGCAGGGGCGCGGACGACCGTCGCACGCGGATGTCGTTTGTGAAGTCCTCGTTGCACGGTGCGCATCGGCCTGTCCCCGGGTGCCGGGCCGTGCTTACCTCGTCGCAACTCAAGCGCCGCTCTCCCGCACGAGGAGCACCATGAGCAGCCAGTCCGCCGACTCCGTCACCGCCGGCCACACCGCCGGGGAGCCGTCCACCGGTCCCGGCACCCCGGCCTGGTCCTTCGAGACCAAGCAGGTCCACGCCGGTGCCGTGCCCGACCCGGCCACCGGCGCCCGGGCCACGCCGATCTACCAGACCACGTCGTTCGTGTTCCGGGACACCCGGCACGCGGCCGACCTGTTCTCGCTCGCCGAGCCCGGCAACATCTACACCCGGATCCACAACCCCACCCAGGACGTCTTCGAGCAGCGGCTCGCCGCCCTGGAGGGCGGTGTGGCGGCCGTGGCGCTGTCCTCCGGGCAGGCGGCGGAGACCCTGGCCCTCCTCACCCTGGCGAGCGCCGGCGACCACATCGTCTCCAGCACCTCTCTGTACGGCGGCACCTACAACCTGCTGCGGCACACGCTGCCCCGGTTCGGCATCGAGGTGTCCTTCGTGGACGACCCGGACGACGCCGAGGCGTGGCGGGCGGCGATCCGGCCGCACACCAAGGCGTTGTTCGCGGAGTCGCTGGGCAACCCGCGCGGCAATGTGCTCGACGTGCGGGCGGTGGCCGACGTGGCGCACGCGGCGGGCGTTCCGCTCGTCGTGGACAACACGGTGCCGACCCCGTACCTGCTGCGCCCGCTGGAACACGGCGCGGACATCGTCGTGCACTCGGCGACGAAGTTCCTCGGCGGCCACGGCACGGCCATCGCGGGCGTGGTCGTGGACGGCGGTACGTTCGACTTCGGCGCGCACGCCGACAGGTTCCCGGACTTCACCGAGCCGGACCCCAGCTACCACGGTCTGCGGTACTGGCCCGCGCTCGGCCCCGGCGCCTACGCGGTCAAGCTGCGGGTGCAGTTGCTGCGCGACCTCGGCCCGGCGCTCTCCCCGCACTCGGCGTTCCTGCTGTTGCAGGGCGTGGAGACGCTGAGCCTGCGGATCGAGCGGCACACGGCCAACGCCCAGGCGCTCGCCGAGTGGCTGGAGCAGCGCGACGAGGTCGCCGCGGTGCACTACCCGGGCCTGCCGTCCAGCAGGTGGTACGAGGCCGGGCGGCGGTACCTGCCGCGCGGTGCCGGCGCGATCGTCTCCTTCGAACTGCGCGGCGGCGTCGAGGCGGGCAGGCGGTTCGTGGACGGCGTGGAGTTGTTCAGCCACCTCGCCAACATCGGTGACGTGCGCAGCCTGATCATCCATCCGGCGTCCACCACGCACAGCCAACTGGACGAGGCTCAGCTGGCGGCGACCGGCACCGCGCCGGGGCTGGTGCGCCTGTCGGTGGGCATCGAGTCCCTCGCCGACCTCAAGGCGGACCTGGAGGCCGGGTTCCGCGCGGCCAAGGGCGCGTAGGTGCACGCCGTCGCCGCGGCCGGGGCGCCCCGGCCGCCGGCCACCGGGGCCTGGCGGGAGGGGGACCCGCCCGGCCGGCGCCGGTGGTATGAAGCGGAGTGGCCGCTGCCGTTGGAGGCGGGCGGTGAACTCCCGGGTGTGCGGCTCGCGTTCGAGACCTGGGGGACGCTCGCGCCGGACCGTTCCAACGCCGTCCTGGTGCTGCACGCGCTCACCGGGGACAGCCACGCCGCCGGCCCGGCCGGCCCCGGGCACCCGACGCCGGGCTGGTGGGACGCCCTGATCGGTCCGGGGCGGGCGCTGGACACCGACCGCTGGTTCGTCGTCGCGCCGAACGTGCTCGGCGGCTGCCAGGGCAGCACGGGTCCGGCCGCCCGGCGTCCCGGCGGCGGGAGGCCGTGGGGCGGCGCGTTCCCGTTCCTGACCCAACGGGATCAGGTGGCCGCGGAGGCCGGACTCGCGGACGCGCTGGGCGTCGACCGGTGGGCGCTGGTCGTCGGCGGTTCGATGGGCGGAATGCGGGCCGTGGAGTGGGCGGTGTCGTACCCGGCGCGGACGGGCCGGCTGCTGCTGCTCGCGACAACAGCGGCGGCGAGCGCGGAACAGGTGGCGTGGGCGGACATCCAGGTGCGTGCCATCCGCGCGGACCCGCACTGGCAGGGCGGCGACTACCACGACACCGGCCGCGGGCCGCACGCGGGGCTGGGGCTGGCCCGCCGGCTGGCCCATGTGACCTATCGCAGCGAGCCCGAACTCCAGGTCCGCTTCGGCCGTCTGCCGCAGGGCGGGGAGGATCCGTGGCGAGGCGGGCGCTATCAGGTGCAGTCCTATCTGGACCATCACGCGGCCAAGCTGGTACGCCGTTTCGACGCGGCGAGCTACGTCGTGCTGGCCGAGGCGATGAACGCCCATGACGTGGGCCGGGGACGGGGCGGTGTGCGGGCCGCTCTGCGCCGGGTGACCGCGCCCACCCTGGTCGC
This window harbors:
- a CDS encoding bifunctional o-acetylhomoserine/o-acetylserine sulfhydrylase, encoding MSSQSADSVTAGHTAGEPSTGPGTPAWSFETKQVHAGAVPDPATGARATPIYQTTSFVFRDTRHAADLFSLAEPGNIYTRIHNPTQDVFEQRLAALEGGVAAVALSSGQAAETLALLTLASAGDHIVSSTSLYGGTYNLLRHTLPRFGIEVSFVDDPDDAEAWRAAIRPHTKALFAESLGNPRGNVLDVRAVADVAHAAGVPLVVDNTVPTPYLLRPLEHGADIVVHSATKFLGGHGTAIAGVVVDGGTFDFGAHADRFPDFTEPDPSYHGLRYWPALGPGAYAVKLRVQLLRDLGPALSPHSAFLLLQGVETLSLRIERHTANAQALAEWLEQRDEVAAVHYPGLPSSRWYEAGRRYLPRGAGAIVSFELRGGVEAGRRFVDGVELFSHLANIGDVRSLIIHPASTTHSQLDEAQLAATGTAPGLVRLSVGIESLADLKADLEAGFRAAKGA
- the metX gene encoding homoserine O-acetyltransferase MetX, translated to MHAVAAAGAPRPPATGAWREGDPPGRRRWYEAEWPLPLEAGGELPGVRLAFETWGTLAPDRSNAVLVLHALTGDSHAAGPAGPGHPTPGWWDALIGPGRALDTDRWFVVAPNVLGGCQGSTGPAARRPGGGRPWGGAFPFLTQRDQVAAEAGLADALGVDRWALVVGGSMGGMRAVEWAVSYPARTGRLLLLATTAAASAEQVAWADIQVRAIRADPHWQGGDYHDTGRGPHAGLGLARRLAHVTYRSEPELQVRFGRLPQGGEDPWRGGRYQVQSYLDHHAAKLVRRFDAASYVVLAEAMNAHDVGRGRGGVRAALRRVTAPTLVAGVDSDRLYPQAQQAELAALIPGADRLRVVESPYGHDGFLIETGQVAALVRELLT